The Lutibacter profundi region TATTTTAGTTTTTATAGTGTTTATTACCTCTAATGCTTTTTTTCCTTCTTCAGTATTTGGGTAATTCATAGCAACAAAATTTAATGCTTTTTTAAAAGCTTCTAGCCCTTCTTTTTTCCCTATTGCATAAGCCTTTAATAGTTCAAATTTTGAAACTATTTTTTCACCTTCATATTTACTTATGGCAATGGTTGTTTTTTTAATTACTTCTTCATACAGTTTGTCTTTATATTCGTAAAAAACAGCGGCATACTCATCTTTTGGAGTAATTTCAGAATCGTTGTTTAAAACCTCGTTAGGATTTAAAATAATTTTAGCATATTTCGAATTAGGATACGTATTAATAATATCATTTTTTAGCAAAATAGCTTTTTTATTGTTTTGATGACTATAAATTTTATACAAATGATATTTTGTTGGTAATAATAATGTAGAAACAGGGTTAAACGTAAGTAGTTTCTCTAATTTATCTGTAGCTAGAGAGAATTCTTTAAATTGTTCTTTATAAATAATTCCCAATTTAAAATATGCGTCATTTCTCTCTTTTGTAATACTATCAATTTTATGCTTACTTGTTACTACTTTATTTAAATAATAAGGTAATTTTAGTTTTTCAGGAGTATTAATTACATCGTTTTTTTGAGTAATATTTGTTTTGCTATTCTCTAAATTAAGTTGCGTTTTATCACTCAAGCGCCAATTATCTTCTAAGGGCCTATTTCCCCAAACGCGTTGAAATTCTTGTTCTCCAAAACCAACAGCCTGAATGTTGTAAAAATACCATTTTCCTGCATTTGAGTTTTCTTCATTTAAGTTATTTGAGTTGTAAAATGCTGATCCTGTATTTATTTTTTGTTGCAGTAATTCTTCATTGGCTTTAAGTTTTTCAATATACCCTGTAAAAAAGGCTATTTGTTCTTCTTTACTCATAGAAGCTACTTTTAAAATACTATCATTTGTTTTTGCTATTTTTTCATAAAAAATAACTTCATTTAAATTATTTCGTTTTCTAGTTAAACGTCTTATGCGTTTCGTATGTTTTTCTTTCGTTATATTTAAAATACTATCATAATACAACCCTGCTGTAACAAATTTAGCTTTATCAAAATACAAATCTCC contains the following coding sequences:
- a CDS encoding tetratricopeptide repeat protein, encoding MKNIFKIVGAFFMILFVVGCSTKKDAFLNRNFQAMATKYNVLYNGNEALKKGLLELNSNYSDNYWQRLPIEPLKIDELALPGVKLDKDISPKEFEKAEEKAVKAIQKHSMLIARQERNSQIDDAYLLLGKSRYYSKRFVPALEAFNFVILNYPNADLIDETKIWQAKTLIRLQNEEQAIENLNNLLKDKELKDKIKEQAHTAIAMAYVKKDSLQQVINHLKKAILADNNNEQTARNLFILGQVYREKKLIDSSNISFQELINFKKAPFKYKIHAYIEKAKNVSTKEEALATIAILKKLLKDRDNRPYLEEIYYQLGAIENKIGLEGAIEYYKKSLQASKTTNLQKEITYQSIGDLYFDKAKFVTAGLYYDSILNITKEKHTKRIRRLTRKRNNLNEVIFYEKIAKTNDSILKVASMSKEEQIAFFTGYIEKLKANEELLQQKINTGSAFYNSNNLNEENSNAGKWYFYNIQAVGFGEQEFQRVWGNRPLEDNWRLSDKTQLNLENSKTNITQKNDVINTPEKLKLPYYLNKVVTSKHKIDSITKERNDAYFKLGIIYKEQFKEFSLATDKLEKLLTFNPVSTLLLPTKYHLYKIYSHQNNKKAILLKNDIINTYPNSKYAKIILNPNEVLNNDSEITPKDEYAAVFYEYKDKLYEEVIKKTTIAISKYEGEKIVSKFELLKAYAIGKKEGLEAFKKALNFVAMNYPNTEEGKKALEVINTIKTKI